A single region of the Armatimonadota bacterium genome encodes:
- the tsaB gene encoding tRNA (adenosine(37)-N6)-threonylcarbamoyltransferase complex dimerization subunit type 1 TsaB: MKVLGIETSAHHSSLALLVDGHLERESFFPSRMSLGQTLASHIQEVLGCPVAADAGLTAIGVSLGPGSFTGLRVGIAAAKALAHALGIPLVGIPTHEAIAWPVASISDRSICILQHARTDQVYCTLFAPGLSDGHLQPIFDTCVLPISALVGRLTIHARPLIALGDGLERHGTVLRDALREELFIPPSVLQIPRAAVVAKLASERAAQADPGAAMNLRPTYLLVSQAEMSHNVDLGQK; encoded by the coding sequence ATGAAGGTCCTCGGTATCGAGACTTCCGCTCACCACAGCAGTCTCGCGCTCTTGGTTGATGGCCACCTGGAACGAGAGAGCTTCTTCCCCAGCCGCATGTCCCTGGGCCAGACCCTCGCCAGCCACATCCAGGAAGTCCTTGGCTGCCCAGTGGCTGCGGACGCCGGCCTGACGGCTATCGGTGTCTCCCTTGGCCCGGGCTCCTTCACCGGACTGCGCGTGGGCATCGCCGCGGCAAAAGCCCTGGCGCATGCACTGGGAATCCCGCTGGTCGGTATTCCCACCCACGAAGCCATCGCTTGGCCTGTCGCCAGCATCTCCGACCGCTCGATCTGCATCCTGCAGCATGCCCGGACGGACCAGGTCTATTGCACGCTTTTCGCCCCGGGCTTGTCTGACGGCCATCTGCAGCCGATCTTCGACACGTGCGTTCTCCCAATCTCGGCCCTGGTCGGGCGACTCACCATCCATGCCAGACCACTGATCGCGCTGGGTGACGGACTGGAACGCCACGGAACAGTCCTGCGCGATGCACTTCGTGAGGAACTCTTCATCCCCCCGTCCGTTCTCCAGATACCCCGAGCCGCCGTGGTTGCCAAGCTTGCCTCGGAGCGGGCCGCGCAGGCCGATCCCGGCGCGGCGATGAACCTTCGCCCCACATATCTTCTGGTCTCCCAGGCCGAAATGTCTCACAATGTAGACCTCGGACAGAAGTGA
- a CDS encoding ribonucleoside triphosphate reductase codes for MTTRRGFPVTHVVKRDGSRAPFDATRIQSAIARAGKATGEYGDDEAATLTAQVLDAIRALPWNDAPTVEQIQDVVEKTLTVAEYFETARAYILYREQHQRLRQERQALVDAVSSIDEYLDQADWRVHANANQDYSLGGLILNVSGKVTANYWLTAVYPPEVGKAHREGDLHIHDLDMLAGYCAGWSLRTLLVEGFNGVRGKVEAAPPKHLSSAVGQMVNFLGTLQNEWAGAQAFSSFDTYLAPFVRRDNMTYDQVLQCIQEFVYNLNVPSRWGTQTPFTNITLDWTCPEDLRDEQPLIGGEPADFTYGELSEEMGIINRAFLQVMTAGDRRGRVFTFPIPTYNITPDFDWNHPNTGPLFAMTAKYGTPYFQNFINSELSPSMVRSMCCRLQLDLRELLKRGNGLFGSAEQTGSVGVVTLNCARLGYLAKGDLQSLYARMDALLEIAKTSLELKRKTIGRCIDSGLLPFTQRYLGRLKNHFSTIGVNGINECIANFTGGREDITTDAGKALAIEMLQHIREKMVEFQQQTGNLYNLEATPAESATYRFAREDRKRFPDIIQAGPEDAPYYTNSSQLPVGYTDDPFAALQHQESLQAMYTGGTVFHLYMAEQITSPEACKNLVRRCLERFRVPYITVTPTFSICPRHGYISGEHRYCPKCDEQLIARKRAELASQSRDSVQQVAV; via the coding sequence ATGACGACAAGGCGCGGTTTCCCCGTCACTCATGTGGTCAAACGCGATGGTTCGCGAGCCCCTTTCGATGCAACTCGGATACAGTCGGCGATAGCGCGAGCCGGAAAGGCCACGGGGGAATACGGGGACGATGAAGCCGCGACGCTCACGGCACAGGTGCTCGATGCGATCCGCGCGCTGCCTTGGAACGATGCCCCCACGGTCGAGCAGATTCAGGATGTCGTCGAAAAGACCTTGACGGTTGCCGAGTATTTCGAGACAGCCCGGGCGTATATCCTCTACCGCGAGCAGCATCAGCGACTGCGCCAGGAACGCCAGGCGCTGGTGGATGCGGTCTCATCTATCGACGAGTACCTCGATCAGGCCGACTGGCGGGTCCACGCCAACGCGAACCAGGACTACTCCCTTGGCGGACTAATCCTGAATGTGAGCGGCAAGGTGACCGCCAACTACTGGCTCACAGCCGTGTACCCACCCGAAGTCGGCAAAGCCCATCGCGAGGGCGATCTGCATATCCACGACCTGGACATGCTGGCCGGTTACTGCGCGGGCTGGTCTCTGCGGACGCTGCTTGTCGAGGGCTTCAACGGAGTGCGGGGGAAGGTCGAGGCGGCGCCGCCAAAGCACCTGTCCAGCGCGGTCGGGCAGATGGTCAACTTCCTGGGCACTTTGCAGAACGAGTGGGCCGGCGCCCAGGCATTCAGCTCTTTCGATACGTACCTTGCGCCCTTCGTGCGGCGCGACAATATGACTTACGACCAAGTGCTGCAGTGCATTCAGGAGTTCGTGTACAACCTCAATGTCCCTTCGCGCTGGGGCACTCAGACGCCTTTCACGAACATCACCCTTGACTGGACCTGCCCCGAGGACCTCCGAGACGAGCAGCCACTCATCGGCGGCGAGCCCGCAGATTTCACTTACGGCGAACTCTCGGAAGAGATGGGCATCATCAACCGCGCGTTCCTCCAGGTCATGACCGCAGGCGACCGGCGCGGTCGAGTGTTCACTTTCCCGATCCCAACCTACAACATCACCCCGGACTTCGACTGGAACCACCCGAACACCGGGCCGCTGTTTGCGATGACTGCCAAGTACGGCACCCCGTACTTCCAGAACTTCATCAATTCCGAGCTGTCCCCAAGCATGGTGCGGTCAATGTGCTGCCGCCTGCAACTTGACCTGCGAGAACTGCTGAAGCGGGGCAACGGATTGTTCGGATCAGCGGAACAGACGGGGTCGGTAGGGGTCGTGACGCTCAACTGCGCGCGGCTTGGCTACCTGGCGAAGGGCGATCTGCAGAGCCTCTACGCTCGCATGGACGCACTGCTGGAGATCGCGAAAACCAGCCTTGAACTCAAGCGCAAGACCATCGGGCGCTGCATTGATTCCGGGCTCCTGCCCTTCACGCAGCGGTATCTCGGGCGTCTGAAGAACCACTTCAGCACCATCGGCGTGAACGGAATCAACGAGTGCATAGCCAACTTCACCGGCGGCCGCGAGGACATAACTACAGACGCCGGCAAGGCGCTGGCCATTGAGATGCTCCAGCATATCCGGGAGAAAATGGTGGAGTTCCAGCAGCAAACCGGAAACCTGTACAACCTGGAGGCCACGCCTGCTGAGAGCGCAACATACCGTTTCGCGCGCGAAGATCGCAAGCGTTTTCCTGACATCATCCAGGCTGGACCAGAAGACGCACCATACTACACGAACTCCAGCCAGTTGCCAGTGGGCTACACGGATGACCCATTCGCGGCCTTGCAACATCAGGAGTCGCTGCAGGCAATGTACACCGGCGGAACTGTCTTTCACCTGTACATGGCCGAGCAGATCACCAGCCCCGAGGCCTGCAAGAATCTGGTGCGCAGGTGCCTGGAACGATTCCGGGTGCCATATATCACGGTGACGCCCACCTTCTCGATCTGCCCGCGCCACGGGTACATCAGCGGGGAGCACAGGTACTGCCCGAAGTGCGATGAGCAGCTCATCGCCCGCAAGCGCGCGGAACTGGCTTCGCAGAGCCGCGACAGCGTGCAACAGGTCGCCGTCTGA